In [Leptolyngbya] sp. PCC 7376, a genomic segment contains:
- a CDS encoding ATP-binding protein — MMSWKSEPLFKLAIFILLGYLGNVINMPLFFGVDFIFGSIFTLLITQVYGVTWGCLSTFIVSLHTIALWGHPYAVIIFTLEAFFIGIKNQKKEKNLLLIDSLYWICIGIPLVLIFYGLIIKISTQSVLLIMLKQAINGIFNALIASLLLTYTPLNSYLFTGTEPKKIRFQHQLLSLLVCCIILPAQILMIVYSRQVMANIQTEIPEKLQLVSAQVTEELQDFDSNRKFLLSQISSILTDSKYDLNQTERINLIQSIKPQTVELQINKETALKNTDSLFLDWSEQTKRDGTEKTDIEIINQMPIYEQGQLKEVIQLQYSLDSIKAYLNKHTKHSDIKITLVDENKTVLSSFRSDLKTGGLFDRVKPSTNNSQKSEFYHWLPNTDMPLIKLWRNSFYIQQTTLSNFPFTIILEVSAAPYIDNLQAIYVREMSIMLAIILGAILLAQKISQRIVDPILRLTDMTTNLPKKIIEKRVLEWPRSYLKEINLLITNFMQMTATLEQQFDEIKDTNKTLENRVQQRTTELQVALRDRQEALAKVEQTQLHIVQSEKMSALGNLVAGVAHEINNPIGCIIGNVGAIQDYISDLLKLLDLYAQEWPKPSETIEEELDIIDLDFVKKDLSKLIHAMKDGGQRIKLISQSLRTFSRADTDQKQFFNLHDGIDSTVLILRHRLKANETRPAIEVVTDYGELPEVACFPGQLNQVFMNILANAIDALEETNQGKTYQEIAANPNVIIIQTQLLEQQVTIQIEDNGCGMSTETAARMFEQGFTTKAIGKGTGLGMAIANQIITEKHGGTLTNTSRIGQGSIFKITLPL; from the coding sequence ATGATGTCTTGGAAAAGTGAACCTCTATTTAAATTAGCAATATTCATATTATTAGGATATTTAGGCAATGTTATTAACATGCCTCTATTTTTTGGCGTTGACTTTATCTTTGGTAGTATTTTTACACTGCTCATCACTCAAGTATATGGTGTGACTTGGGGGTGTCTTAGCACCTTTATAGTGAGCCTTCACACTATTGCACTCTGGGGACATCCCTATGCTGTCATTATCTTCACGCTAGAAGCATTCTTTATCGGTATAAAAAATCAAAAAAAAGAAAAAAATCTACTTCTCATTGATAGCCTATATTGGATTTGTATTGGCATCCCCTTAGTCTTAATATTCTATGGGCTAATTATCAAAATCTCTACCCAATCTGTTTTGCTAATTATGCTCAAACAGGCTATCAATGGAATTTTCAATGCTCTGATAGCCAGTCTCCTTTTAACGTATACACCTTTAAATTCTTATTTATTTACTGGGACTGAGCCTAAAAAAATTCGATTTCAGCATCAATTACTTAGCCTATTAGTTTGCTGTATTATTTTGCCTGCTCAGATCTTAATGATTGTATATAGTCGTCAAGTGATGGCAAATATTCAAACAGAAATCCCTGAAAAATTACAGTTAGTTTCAGCACAGGTAACGGAAGAATTACAAGATTTTGATTCCAATAGAAAATTTCTGCTAAGCCAAATATCAAGTATCTTAACCGATTCAAAATACGACTTGAATCAGACTGAAAGAATAAACCTAATTCAATCTATTAAGCCTCAAACAGTAGAACTTCAAATCAATAAAGAGACTGCATTAAAAAACACAGACTCTTTATTTTTAGATTGGAGTGAACAGACAAAAAGAGATGGCACAGAAAAAACTGATATTGAAATCATTAACCAGATGCCAATCTATGAGCAAGGACAGTTAAAAGAGGTAATACAGCTCCAGTATTCTCTTGATTCAATCAAAGCCTATTTAAATAAACATACTAAACATAGCGATATCAAGATAACTCTAGTAGATGAGAATAAAACAGTATTGAGCAGTTTTCGGTCTGATCTCAAAACCGGAGGTTTATTTGATCGAGTCAAGCCTAGCACTAATAACAGTCAAAAGTCTGAATTCTACCACTGGCTACCGAATACGGATATGCCCTTAATAAAGTTATGGAGGAATTCATTCTATATTCAACAAACGACCTTAAGTAATTTTCCTTTCACAATTATTTTGGAGGTGTCAGCAGCTCCTTATATAGATAATCTACAGGCTATCTACGTACGGGAAATGTCGATCATGCTCGCCATTATTTTAGGGGCTATTTTATTAGCACAAAAGATTAGCCAGAGAATTGTCGATCCTATTTTAAGACTGACCGATATGACGACAAACTTACCGAAAAAAATCATAGAGAAGAGGGTACTTGAATGGCCTCGTAGTTATCTCAAAGAAATCAATCTGCTCATTACTAACTTTATGCAAATGACAGCTACGCTCGAACAACAGTTTGATGAAATTAAGGATACGAATAAAACGTTAGAAAATCGTGTACAACAACGGACTACCGAATTACAAGTAGCCTTGAGAGATCGTCAAGAGGCTCTCGCAAAAGTAGAGCAGACTCAGCTACACATTGTGCAGAGTGAGAAGATGTCAGCACTGGGGAATTTAGTGGCTGGCGTTGCTCATGAGATTAATAATCCTATAGGATGCATTATCGGCAATGTGGGAGCAATTCAGGATTACATTAGTGACTTACTGAAATTGTTAGATCTCTATGCCCAAGAGTGGCCTAAACCGAGTGAAACCATTGAAGAAGAGCTAGATATCATTGATCTCGACTTTGTGAAAAAGGATCTATCTAAATTGATCCATGCCATGAAAGATGGGGGACAACGAATTAAGTTAATTAGCCAAAGTCTACGAACTTTTTCTCGTGCCGATACAGACCAGAAACAATTTTTCAACCTTCATGATGGTATCGATAGCACCGTCCTCATCTTGCGTCATCGTCTTAAAGCAAATGAAACAAGACCGGCCATTGAAGTGGTTACTGACTATGGAGAACTACCCGAGGTTGCTTGTTTTCCGGGCCAGTTAAATCAAGTATTCATGAACATTTTGGCCAATGCCATTGATGCTCTTGAAGAGACCAATCAGGGTAAAACCTACCAGGAAATCGCAGCCAATCCCAATGTAATTATTATTCAAACCCAACTGCTTGAGCAGCAGGTCACTATTCAAATTGAAGATAACGGTTGTGGCATGTCAACAGAGACAGCAGCGCGGATGTTTGAACAAGGATTTACCACTAAAGCAATAGGTAAAGGCACTGGACTCGGCATGGC